In one Candidatus Cloacimonadota bacterium genomic region, the following are encoded:
- a CDS encoding HAD family hydrolase, protein MNSMIDSPLIKAVIFDLDGTLLDTLADIAGSINKGLAEMGYPQHELEAFKDFVGHGQSELVRNALPATKRSSKDLKTLSAKFWDYYDIQWYLSTKTYPGVLYMIQLAVARKIKLAILSNKAHYFTKKMIRHFFRGAMIRHTKNPFGVYSGEQPDKPKKPDPTLALELAQRLKVEPDMVALVGDMPVDIQTAKNAGMLAVGAAWGFAGRKRLEEAGADMIFDTPIELAVFLEKQPII, encoded by the coding sequence ATGAATAGCATGATCGACTCCCCTCTGATTAAAGCCGTTATCTTCGATCTGGATGGTACTTTGCTTGATACGCTGGCTGATATTGCCGGCTCCATAAACAAAGGACTGGCAGAGATGGGATATCCCCAACATGAACTTGAAGCCTTCAAGGACTTTGTGGGTCATGGACAATCCGAGCTTGTACGCAATGCTCTACCCGCAACCAAGCGTAGCTCAAAGGATTTGAAGACACTTTCAGCAAAGTTTTGGGATTATTATGATATTCAGTGGTATCTTAGTACCAAGACGTATCCCGGAGTTCTATACATGATTCAGCTGGCTGTAGCTCGCAAGATCAAGCTGGCGATTCTTTCGAACAAGGCCCACTATTTCACCAAAAAGATGATCCGCCATTTCTTCCGTGGTGCTATGATTCGGCACACCAAGAATCCCTTTGGAGTATACAGTGGTGAGCAACCAGATAAACCGAAGAAACCGGATCCCACTCTTGCTTTGGAACTGGCTCAAAGACTGAAAGTAGAGCCAGATATGGTAGCACTGGTGGGAGATATGCCTGTGGACATTCAAACTGCGAAGAATGCCGGAATGCTTGCCGTGGGCGCTGCATGGGGCTTTGCAGGAAGAAAAAGACTTGAAGAAGCAGGTGCGGATATGATTTTTGATACTCCCATCGAGTTGGCGGTTTTCTTGGAGAAGCAACCTATTATTTAG
- a CDS encoding secondary thiamine-phosphate synthase enzyme YjbQ has product MKSYRKELWFNTAKRREYINITPQIQISLGESGVREGLVLINAMHITASVFINDDENGLHEDFEVWLEKMAPEKPHKQYQHNGYEDNADAHLKRQIMGREVVVAITDGKLDLGPWEQIFYGEYDGMRRKRVLVKIIGE; this is encoded by the coding sequence ATGAAGAGTTACCGAAAGGAATTGTGGTTTAATACCGCAAAAAGGCGTGAGTATATCAATATCACTCCCCAGATACAAATATCCCTAGGAGAATCGGGGGTTAGGGAGGGTCTTGTACTGATTAATGCGATGCATATAACCGCAAGCGTGTTCATAAACGACGATGAAAACGGTTTACATGAGGATTTTGAGGTTTGGCTGGAAAAAATGGCTCCTGAAAAGCCCCACAAACAATATCAACACAATGGTTACGAAGATAATGCCGATGCTCACTTGAAAAGACAGATCATGGGACGCGAAGTAGTGGTTGCCATTACAGATGGTAAGCTGGACTTGGGTCCTTGGGAACAGATCTTTTATGGTGAATATGATGGAATGCGCCGAAAGCGAGTGTTAGTGAAAATAATCGGTGAATGA
- a CDS encoding ABC transporter ATP-binding protein — protein MQDILLSTKALSKTYIMGDIHVHALRSVDLEVMNGDFIAIMGASGSGKTTFMNLLGCLDKASEGEYILDNIPVHQMNDDELTVIRNQKIGYVFQSFYLLPRTTSLENVELPLLYCNKCSLQERHKKALKALKIVGIADRAKHFPNQLSGGQQQRVAIARAIVNDPSFILADEPTGNLDTRTSVEVMAVFQELHAQGKTVVLVTHEPDIAQYAHRHITFRDGGIIADRVNPKPRIAADDLLTLPKLDEED, from the coding sequence ATGCAAGATATACTGCTTAGCACAAAAGCCCTCTCTAAAACATACATCATGGGAGACATCCATGTCCATGCGCTGCGCAGTGTGGATTTGGAAGTAATGAACGGAGATTTCATTGCTATCATGGGAGCGAGCGGAAGCGGTAAAACCACTTTCATGAATCTCTTGGGTTGTCTGGACAAAGCCAGCGAAGGTGAGTATATATTGGACAATATCCCCGTTCATCAAATGAATGATGATGAACTCACAGTTATTCGAAACCAAAAAATCGGATATGTGTTCCAAAGCTTTTACTTGCTTCCTCGCACTACTTCCCTGGAAAATGTAGAGCTACCTCTCCTCTACTGTAATAAATGTTCCCTACAGGAACGACATAAGAAAGCCTTGAAAGCGTTGAAGATAGTAGGTATTGCCGATAGAGCAAAGCACTTTCCCAATCAACTTTCTGGTGGTCAGCAACAGCGTGTCGCAATTGCCAGGGCAATAGTAAACGATCCTTCCTTTATCCTGGCGGATGAGCCCACAGGTAATCTGGATACTCGCACCAGCGTAGAGGTAATGGCTGTGTTCCAAGAGCTTCACGCTCAAGGAAAAACTGTAGTTCTAGTTACTCATGAACCGGATATTGCCCAGTATGCGCACCGTCACATCACTTTCCGGGATGGCGGGATTATAGCAGATAGGGTGAATCCTAAACCTCGAATAGCTGCAGATGATCTTCTTACATTACCAAAGCTGGATGAGGAGGATTGA
- a CDS encoding ABC transporter permease: MSILGIIRIALKSLTRNKTRTFLTMLGIIIGVAAVIAMLAIGQGAQKIVEDQVNSMGTNVIMVFSNFSQSAVRQAAGGGNLLTVDDVDAIRDQLDGVLYASPVYNTFGQLKYEGNNWRTGVMGVDTDYFFIRDMQTSSGDLFYGSDVENGAKVCVIGKTVADNLFGDIDPVGKIIRIRNIPFTVTGVLTAKGQSVMGQDQDDTILAPYTTVYQRLLGHRWRNMTIMVSAVSRETINRLQQDILDLLQARHRGTTSEEFVVQSQTDLAETANSVSHTMTILLASIAGISLLVGGIGIMNIMLVSVTERIKEIGIRRAVGAGKRDVLLQFIVEAVAISILGGFFGILLGFVAAQIVSKVMDWNIAVTVWSIILSVGFSMAIGIFFGWYPAKKAANLNLIDALRYE; the protein is encoded by the coding sequence ATGTCTATATTAGGTATCATTCGCATTGCGCTGAAGTCACTCACACGAAACAAAACCCGCACATTCTTGACAATGCTGGGTATCATCATCGGTGTAGCAGCTGTAATCGCCATGCTGGCAATAGGACAGGGTGCCCAAAAGATCGTGGAAGATCAGGTAAACTCCATGGGAACAAACGTGATCATGGTGTTCTCAAACTTTAGTCAATCTGCAGTGAGACAAGCAGCCGGAGGGGGAAACCTGCTCACGGTAGACGATGTGGATGCCATCCGAGATCAATTGGATGGAGTCTTGTATGCCTCTCCAGTTTACAACACTTTCGGACAACTGAAGTATGAGGGCAATAATTGGAGAACCGGAGTGATGGGTGTGGATACGGACTATTTCTTCATCCGAGATATGCAAACTTCCTCTGGTGATCTATTTTATGGTTCAGATGTAGAGAACGGTGCGAAAGTCTGTGTTATTGGCAAAACAGTTGCCGATAACCTTTTTGGAGATATCGATCCTGTAGGGAAAATCATCCGCATTCGCAATATCCCTTTCACCGTTACCGGAGTACTTACGGCAAAAGGGCAAAGCGTAATGGGTCAAGATCAGGACGATACCATTTTAGCTCCTTATACTACAGTGTATCAGAGATTACTCGGTCACCGTTGGAGAAACATGACTATAATGGTATCTGCAGTAAGCAGAGAGACTATAAATCGCCTTCAACAGGATATACTGGATCTGCTTCAAGCCAGACACAGAGGTACCACCAGCGAAGAATTCGTGGTTCAATCACAGACCGATTTAGCTGAAACAGCAAATAGCGTCTCTCACACCATGACTATTCTACTTGCCTCCATAGCTGGAATATCTCTGTTAGTAGGCGGTATTGGGATTATGAACATTATGCTGGTATCAGTTACCGAGAGAATAAAGGAAATCGGTATTCGCAGAGCAGTTGGCGCAGGTAAACGAGACGTGTTGCTACAATTTATTGTCGAAGCAGTGGCCATCAGCATACTGGGAGGATTCTTTGGCATTCTTTTGGGTTTTGTCGCGGCGCAGATCGTGAGCAAAGTGATGGATTGGAATATCGCTGTTACCGTGTGGTCCATCATTCTTTCAGTCGGTTTTTCCATGGCTATAGGAATCTTCTTTGGATGGTATCCTGCCAAGAAAGCTGCGAACCTGAATCTCATAGACGCACTCCGCTACGAGTAG